A stretch of the Vigna radiata var. radiata cultivar VC1973A chromosome 7, Vradiata_ver6, whole genome shotgun sequence genome encodes the following:
- the LOC106766992 gene encoding 3-oxo-Delta(4,5)-steroid 5-beta-reductase produces the protein MESQTFVALVAGVTGMAGLSLAQALKEPSCPGGPWKVYGAARRPPPSWFPPSTVDHFITFDAVDSSDTRAKLSPVASEVTHLFWISLQVRADEEANVRINETMLLNVLSALKSCTSSKLAHVTVQTGTKHYMGPIYDPLLSTKLISHDPPFHENMARLPYPNFYYALEDLLASYTPSLTYSVHRSSIIIGASSRSIYNSLLTLATYAVICRHVGLAFRYPGTKYTWEHFCDMTDARVLAQQHVWAAVSPEAKNEAFNCTNGDVFTWKSMWKLLCEVFDVEFVAFDETQRFDLVELMRDKGSVWKEIVEKYELQNTVLEEITCFDALQAVVRFKFQHVSSMNKSREYGFFGHVDTFKSIRFWVEKLREMKIIPSYQH, from the coding sequence ATGGAATCCCAAACTTTTGTGGCACTAGTAGCTGGTGTCACAGGGATGGCTGGGCTGAGTCTAGCCCAAGCCCTGAAGGAGCCCAGCTGTCCCGGAGGCCCATGGAAAGTTTACGGCGCCGCCCGCAGGCCCCCGCCCAGTTGGTTCCCTCCTTCCACGGTCGACCATTTCATCACTTTTGACGCTGTCGACTCTTCCGACACGCGCGCCAAGCTTTCACCGGTTGCGAGTGAAGTCACCCACTTATTCTGGATAAGCTTGCAGGTTCGTGCAGATGAAGAAGCCAACGTGAGAATCAACGAAACCATGCTCCTCAACGTTCTCAGCGCCCTCAAATCTTGCACATCTTCAAAGCTCGCCCATGTAACAGTTCAAACTGGCACCAAACACTACATGGGCCCAATTTACGATCCACTCCTCTCCACCAAACTCATCTCCCACGACCCACCGTTTCACGAGAACATGGCGAGGCTCCCTTACCCCAACTTCTACTACGCGCTAGAAGATCTCCTTGCATCCTACACGCCGTCGTTGACGTACTCAGTGCACCGCTCCTCTATTATAATAGGAGCGTCGTCCAGGAGTATATACAACTCCCTGCTTACGCTAGCAACCTACGCTGTGATTTGTCGCCACGTGGGATTGGCGTTTCGGTACCCCGGAACGAAGTACACGTGGGAGCATTTCTGTGACATGACCGACGCCAGAGTGTTGGCGCAGCAGCACGTGTGGGCTGCGGTTTCCCCTGAAGCTAAAAACGAGGCATTCAATTGCACAAACGGCGACGTTTTCACGTGGAAGAGCATGTGGAAGTTGCTGTGTGAAGTTTTCGATGTGGAGTTTGTGGCGTTTGACGAAACGCAAAGGTTTGATTTGGTGGAGCTGATGCGTGATAAGGGTAGCGTTTGGAAGGAGATCGTGGAGAAATACGAGCTTCAGAACACCGTATTGGAGGAAATAACCTGCTTTGACGCCCTACAAGCGGTGGTAAGGTTTAAGTTTCAACATGTATCTAGCATGAACAAGAGTAGAGAATATGGTTTTTTTGGTCATGTTGATACCTTTAAGAGTATCAGATTTTGGGTGGAGAAACTGAGAGAGATGAAGATAATACCATCATATCAACACTGA